In Brevinematia bacterium, the following proteins share a genomic window:
- a CDS encoding ParB N-terminal domain-containing protein — GDITPLKRSMKELGLLNPIIVSEDYVLIAGYRRLLSAKELGWKKIVARVISLDKKQMFDDIEFDENYVRKNLLQEEIEEIVKKQNLRKRGFFKRLFNSIKKIFS; from the coding sequence GGAGATATAACACCTCTTAAAAGGAGTATGAAGGAGCTGGGGTTATTGAATCCTATTATAGTCTCTGAGGATTATGTTCTAATTGCTGGGTACAGGAGGTTGCTTTCTGCTAAGGAGCTTGGCTGGAAGAAAATAGTAGCAAGGGTTATAAGCTTGGACAAAAAACAAATGTTTGATGATATAGAATTTGACGAAAACTATGTTAGAAAAAACTTACTTCAAGAGGAAATAGAAGAGATTGTGAAGAAACAAAACCTTAGGAAGCGAGGATTTTTCAAAAGGCTTTTTAACAGTATCAAGAAGATCTTCTCATGA